DNA from Clostridia bacterium:
ATTCCATGGCTTCATGGGCGAATCCCCGGAACAGTGCCGCACTATAGCCTTTTTCCTTCAGGAAAACAGTAAGGAGATTTTGGCCGATGCTGATATCTTCCGGTACAGAGCCCCAATTTTCCCGGTGGGTATTTATAAGTAAAATATCGTATGTCATATAAAATTACCCCACATATATAAGTTTAAAGTAAACATGTAAATACAGCTTATATAGCTGTATATGCCAGCCAATACCTGTCTTCAAATGACCTGAGTATTGACATGGCAGTCGTGTAAAACTCCCCATATCCTTCAAATCTGCTGCCAAAGCGCGAAAAGATTACATCCAGCACCTGTTGAAGGGTTAATTTGCCTGTAGAATGCAAAAACAGTTCGTATTCAAGAGGGGAAAGAACCTGACTACCGATACGGGGATAGCCCTTTTCATAATCTACAGAAGCCCACATATCTATTGTGCGCTGAGGTCTCCATGTTTCCAATTCATCCGGTGCTATATCAATTGAGCGTCTGGCAGCACCACGCGATAAAAGGTTGAAATAGTTGAACAGCACCTTATACTTCTTAAATATTGTGCTATGCCATAAGGAATCTATTCCATAGTTTTCATATAGTGTGAAATGAGAAAGTATTTTTTTGTGAGGGATTTTGCGTTTGGCTTCCAGACTGCACATACAGGAGATAATCTGAGAGTAGTATTTTTGCTGCACTATAATAGGCCAATCTTTTCTGATGTCTTTTAATTTCCAGGGAGTACTTTCATAGTTCTCCAGCAGGATCACACTGTCTGAAGACAAGTTATCTTCTGTAGAAAATGGTAAATCAGAAGCACTGTAAATGCGAAGAAGCGGGCTAGGCCCGGGTTCGAAGCTTCCAGGTGATGCAGTAATCAACCCTCTTACACGTTCTAGCACACTTTCAATATTTTCAATACTCTGTGGTAACCAATCTAATACCATATGACCCACAACCTGTGGTATGACACCTTTGGAACAGAGGACGGAAGCGTATGTAAAATCATTATTATCTGACTGCGTGTTAATTTCCAGTTCGATTCGCACAAGGCCGCAGTCTGCAAGTTCTTCAGCCAATTCAGGTATGTCCGCTAAAACGAAAGGTTTACACCGGCATCCCCATACAAAATCCCGTGTGTTTTTCAAATCTGCCATTCCTCGGCTGATTTGTGAAGCCTTCACAGCATCGCGGGCAAAGTCGTCGCCTGTTAGGCGTATAAACTTCAAATCCGGAAATTCCTTTAGTCTTTTCTCTACTTCATCTAAAATAACTTGGACATTCTTTTCTTTGACGAATACGTTGTTTTCCATCACAACCCCCATAAAGCCTAATATTCTGTGTACCCTAGCCAACGACGACCTTCGAACCGGCTCATAATTCCCAGTACAGCAGTACAGAAGTCTTCGTAACAGGAAAAATCGTTTTTAAAATTGGAATATAAGCACATACAGATTTTGTTCAGTGTTGTTGTTCCCGTACACGACAGAATAAGTTCAAATTCAAGCCATGATAATTTCTGTCTGGCTATTATAGGATTGCCGCTATCAAAATCACAGTATTCCCATAATCTGAAAGTACGAATGGGACAATGATTCCATATTTCACTGCCGGGTATTAGTTTAGAATTCACAATAGAGCCCTGTTCCATTAATGTATAGTAGTTTTTTAGAATATTGTCCGGAGAGTAGACCATTTTGTACCAATTGCTCTCAATCCCATATTTATGTTTCAGGCGGAAATCCTCCAATATACGGGCTTCAGAGATATGCCCTTCTTCCTGGAGGTTTAGCATTTTAGTAAGGATGTGGTTTGTGAATTCCATCCTCATGGAGGTTATTTCCTCACGGGAGAGATCTCTGGTTTCAGCAACTGCAATATCACCCGATGAGGTAAGGGAGTCTATATCTATAATGTTTAAGCCAAAGGCGGATGGATTGCACGTTAGGGCCGTATTAGGCAAAGGGAGGAAAAATGTAGAGGTAATATCCACCATGCCTGGTCCTATATCAAGAAGCCTTGCTACAAATTTTTTTGTTTCATCAAAGGTCTGCCGGGTTTCCAGAGCGCCGCCGATGATAATGTTCCCTGCTAGCTGTGGCAAGCCCTTTTTCCAGCATTGCTGGACTACATCTTCTATTTGCTCTAATGTGGCTTGCTTTCTGTATAGTTCAATAACACGGGGAGATCCGGATTCTATTCCTATCTGCATTCTGACAAGACCTGATTCTAGCATTGCAGATAGCATGTCGGGCCATCTTATGAAAGTACTTGGGTGGCACTCACAAAACCAGACGAAATCGTATTCCCTTCGTAAATTTGCAAATTCTCTGCTAAAGGCTTCAATACGCTTAGGGTCGAGGGTGAAGGTGTCATCTGCAAACCATATGTACCTAATACCAGGGTTATGTTCCAGGGCGCAGCGGAGCTCGCTAATTACATTGTCCACACTCCGCAGGCGTACTTTTCCAGGGACGCTTCCTTCATAGCAGAAAGCGCAGTTGAAGGGGCAGCCGCGCCCGGTCAGCAGAGTAAAACTTTTTCTGTTTTTATAAGAGGTCCAATCCTTTCCTGGTTTTCTGAAAGGTAATCCATCAAGGTCATTTATAGGGGGGCGTGGCTTTAAACTGATAAGGTGATTGTCCTTATCAAGATAGGAGACTCCAGCAATGGTTTCAAGGGAACCGCAGCCATGAAGAAAGAACTCCAGTAACTCATAAACCGGATATTCTCCTTCTCCACGTATTAGTACATCACAACAGGAGTTTTTTAGAAAACTGTCTCCCAGGGCTACTGCCTGCGGGCCTCCTATAAACACTTTTGTGCCCCATTTGTTTTTTACTGTCCGGCAGAAGCTTTCAACTACCGAGCAGTTTTCATAATCACAATAAAGCCCAACAACATCCAGGCCATATTCAGATATTTCCTGATCAACAACAGAGAGAGCTATGTGAGCTGGGCCTGAAAAAACTTTGGCATTATACCCTTTGTCTTCTACAAAAGCAGCAAGTGCCTTTAATCCCAGTGGTTCTGTAAGTTGATAGAGATTACCTGTACCAAGACGCTGCATATATATAAACATGATCTTACCTCTTATGCTGTCTTCAGGCTTACTCCCGTCTAAGCTTTTAGATATTCCTTCAACCAACGTGCATGCTCCTCTTGTGAGATATTGGCAATTTGGCGTTGCCTATTACAATATATTCGTAAAGCTTACTGATTATATCTTTGCAAGAAGTAAGTTTATCATTTTTGGCAATTCTGAAGCTAAAAACGCGGCTTAAGTTGCTTTGAAGCAATAAATCAATCTGAATATTACAAAGCTCTTTGTGCTTTCTTAATAAAGTAATATAATAGGTATTGATGAATGAAAAGATTTGCGGAGGATAAGAAATTGATTAATACAATTGCCTTGACAGAGGATTTAGAGCTTCTTATAGATGTTCCTATTGAGCGCTTGACTGAATCGGACATTAACTGGTATTGGGTGGATATTACAGAGTGTGATGAAAGTTATAAATCATTATTAAGCGAGCACTTTGGTTTTCATCATTTATCAATAGAAGACTGTTTACATTATTATGAGCGTCCCAAGGTAGACTACTATGATACATATAATTTCTTTGTTCTTAATGCACTAAATATAAAAAGCCTAACAGCTTCTGATTTAAATCTGTTTGTTGGGAAGAATTATATCGTGTCCTTTCATAAGGTTGAGATTATGCAAATAAAGGCTGTACGTGAGAAATTGATATCAAACAAAAATATATGGGCTGAAGGACATCTCTATGTCACTTATCTTATTTTTGATAAGATTGTTGATCAGTACTTTCCGGCAGTTTACCAAATAGAAGATAAACTGGGGAGTATTACAATCAGGGCAGGCGGAAATTTAAACGAAAGTATAATTAACAAGGTTTTTGGCTTGCGCGAAGACCTTCTGAAGCTTAGAAGAATTATTAATTCAATGAAAGAACTTTTATACAGGATAATAAATTCTGAACACTTACAGGAGTTCAGGGACAGTAAGCAATACTTTAATGATATATATGACCATCTTCTCAAGCTTTCGGATATAGTGGAATCCAACCGGGAGATGACCGCTGATATGCGTGACAGCTACTTGTCAATAAACTCGCATCGGATGAACAGGATCATGACAATCCTTACTATAATAACATCAATTTTTATACCATTGACCTTTGTAGTGGGAATCTATGGAATGAATTTTGAGTATATGCCCGAATTGAGTTGGAAATATGGATATTTTCTAGTACTTGGAATCATGGCGATAATTGGTGTTGGAATGTTTCTGTGGTTTAAAATAAAAGGCTGGTTGAACATTTATAAATAGTGTATTTAGGCTGTATAAAATGTTGTATTCCTTATCAAAAGTCAATAGGCAGCCTCTAAATTACGAGGAGTACGGGGAGCTTTTAGAAATTAATTCTATTAAAGATTCACAAAATGGAGTGTTTATGATGTTAATTGCAAGGCAGCTGCTTACAAAAATTTATCTAGGTACCATAAACGTGAAGAGTCAAAGTTTATCAATACTGGACATAAGAAAGCGCTGCTAACTGTCAAAACTGCAGATCAGCTTGGATTTACGGGCAAAAGAGACATAATTTACAAGGGTTTTGATGGCGGAGATGACCTTGATAGCGGTGTCGACGATTTTGACAAAGAAAAATTCCATAAATTGTGGATTGGAAGAAAATATAATAGTATAATTTAGGTGGTATTATTTTGATTTCAATATCATACTTTTCAGTTGTAATGAAAAATGATACCAGGTATATATTTGCTGGAGCATATCACCAAAAACGTAAATCAATGAGCATTTTGATATAGAAAAAGGGAGGGGAACTGATGAAAGAGCGAAGCTATAATGATATCACTATTCACTCTTGGGAAGAACTTATTGAAAAGGTCTATGAGAATTCTTACAGATCGGACATAAATAGATATAGGACAAGTTTTGTATTCAGGGGGATAAGTGATAAAGGCTATGAGCTCAAAACTTCATTAGAAAGAAATTGTAAGGACAATTGTGGTTTAGAAAACAGTATATTGAGGAATTTCATTAAGTATGCAAGATTAGGGGCGGAGAGTGAAAAGAATATTTGGAAGGTGCTTGCCATTGCTCAGCACCATGGATTGCCTACAAGGCTTTTGGACTGGACATACTCACCTTTTGTAGCTATGCACTTTGCAACTTTTGATACGGATAGTTTTGATAAAGACGGTGTTATATGGTGTATAAATATAGAAAGAATGCATGAGGTAATCCCAGGCAAACTGAGAACTATTCTAAAAAGGGAAAACGCGTACGCATTTACAACAGAAATGCTTTCGGAAAAATGCTCAAATTTAGGTGATTTTGACACTTTATCCGATAATCCTTTTTTGCTGTTTTTTGAGCCTCCGTCATTAGATGACAGGATTATTAATCAGTTTGGATTACACTCTGTAGTATCCAACCCGACTATAATTCATGATGAGATATTAGTAAATTATCCTGACTACTATAAAAGACTAATAATCCCTAAGGAAATAAAATTAGAGATTAGAGATAAATTAGACCAGGCGAATATTAATGAGAGGGTTCTTTTTCCTGGCCTTGATGGTTTGTGTACCTGGCTTGCCAGGCATTATAGACCCCTAAGTTGAATTCTACACAGCAAGCTTATTACCAATATGCAGGTAGTTCGGAGTTATAATTAGATTATCATCAGATTTTTGCAAAAAATGTACGCTAAGAAATTGTGTTGTGTCATATGCCTGAATTAACTGATTCAAAGGACTTAATGCAATACAATTGATATTGTGTTGAGTCAGGAATTTTCATAAGAATGGGAGTTACGCAAATAATAACTCCCATTTCTTAATGTATAAAAATTATACTAGTTTTACTCAGAAGAATCAACAAAACTAACGAATATTAATCTAAGACTATGAGTCGCAAAATATCTTTTTAGTTATATGCTAAACTATAGCTTACGAATGTATTTTGCAAGGACGTACTGATTTTCAGACTTATGTAAAGAATTTTATAAAAATTTGATACCACTTATTATATAATAGTGTTCATCATTATCTGGATTAAATAATACCTTGATATCATAGGAATAATTACCGGATGCCTTAAGTTTATCCATATCTCCATCCTTATCAGATGTTTTACTTAAATACAAAAATCCAACCTTGTTACTATTAAAGTGTTCAACATTTGACTCGCACTTATATACAGCAATATCCTTCAAAACTACTTCTCCACCAGCGTTATCTGTAATAGACTTTATTAGTTTATTGTAATTTTTTTTCAAACTGTCTACGTTATTATCTATGGGAGTACTTTTATTTATAAGTATATATTTACCTACATTAACTGTAGAAACTAAAAAGAAATTATTATTATCATTGTCTGAGAAGGTGCAATAGATATTGTTTTTGCCGCCCAAAACAGGCGGTTCGCTTAATATAAAATCCTTAAATTCCTTTGCTTTGAATTTCTCTATGATCATGTTTTTATAATCATTGATATCTTTAGGTTGAGTTGTGCTTGCACACCCATTCAATATTGAAAACAAAAACAACATACCAAGTAAAAGGTATTTACTCATTAATACACCTCGCTAAATTTTGATATTAAAGTAATTATTCTATATTTACCACTGCTAATAAATTAATTGAAGATAATAAATGTTGTTTTAAATTGTTCTATTTTCAGAATAACAGTAATTACTTGGGAGTAGCAGGAGTTATATATGTTGCAGCTCCTACTAAAGTCGATGTTGTTGCGTATATATACCGATCCCCACTGTTCCAATTATCATGTACTACATAGAAATCGTGAGTATATGATGCAATAGTTCCCTGGTAAAGTGTTTTATACTTAGTATAGCCTCTAACTGCAACGGTATGATTATAATACTGACCACTTGCTAATGAAAATAAAACCGGTTTATTATTATCAATCTCACTACGGATCGAACTGAAACTCCATGTGTAGCTGGTAGATCCACTCCCGTTTGTATAACCAAAAGCTTTCCAACTGTTAGTTACAAGATTATTGTTTTTAGTTACGCCCAAACCGCCGCTAGGCGTATATCCAAGACTGACAGCCTCCGCGCGTACTTTGCTATATATTGCAGATTTATCCAATGGTACTTTAGTCCAGCCATTGGCAGAGAAATAGATAAATATATTTGATAATGAACTTAATGTACAGTTGTTAACTCCGGAACCAGTAGTTTTACCAACACCATCGGATGTTTCATAATCTTTTTGCAGCCAGTTTCCAACGTAATCAAGTAGTTTTGTATTGGAGGAATCTTTAAAATATGTAGCAGCACTGTTCCATGTATTTTGTAAATATATGGCGGGGTCTGAAATAACTTCACCGTTTCCATTATCACCAACAAAAAAATCTTTTAACACTGAATCATTAGCTTTTAATATGTTTCCCCATATTTGCTTATTATTAGCCTTGTCACTTTTGTTAACATTGAAGAATTTCTTTACTTTGTCTTTTGATTGTTTTTCTCCATAGTCACTCACTAAATCGTTATTTTCATATTCTGAAAAATAATTTAAGTTTCCAAGGTAATGCAATTTTTTCTGCTTTGAATTACCATTTGTGTAAGCCTCCAAATTTTCGATCGGAGATTTTGCACTATATGAGAACTCTACAACAGGATTCATTTCAGTATTTGCAGCTACCACAATATATCCTTTTGGTTGGCTCCCTTTTGAAATATTGAAAACATATGTGGTAACATCTTCATCTAAACCATAAAGAGGAGTTACCGAGCTGATTTTGCAGCTATTATCCCAACCACTTTCATTGTTGTATACAATATCATTGAGCATAAAATAGACAGCAGCTTTTGATGCACCAGTATTGTTAACATCAAAATTTAAAGCAGCTTCCGTTTCGTCTTTCTTTAGACTGGTAGGAGCAGCACTTGCTATAGTTTGAGATAATAAAACAAGGGATAAAACAAGTGTTCCAAGTTTTCTTAATAACATAATGCTTTCCTCCATATATTGGTATTTTTTATATTTTATACTTAATTAATCCTATAATCAATATAGAAAATTTACAATTTCTATTGTTCAAAGTAATATGTCATTGAATTTTTTCAATATTCTATACCTATCTATTAATATTACCATAATTTCACAACTTTGTATTTGTGGTATCTAACATACTTATTGTAGTTTATCTGATATTCCATTTGAGTAGAAGGGTGGAAAAATTGGGAATTACATTGTTCTAGAATGGGTTTGGTTAATAAAAAAGACTACATTCTATAAATTGGGATAACAGTATGTAAATTCGCATCGAATATACACTTCTGAACTACATAACCTGACGAGTTATCAGCCTTGTAAACTCCCTTTTTAGTCTTAATAAATAGGGTTTTAGTTCATCATGTATTCCTTAATTTTAATTGCCCTTCCTTATGTCTGTATCGAGCGACAGAAAACCATTGGAATTCATTTTTCAACAGAAGTAAAAAAGTAGGGTGAATTGTAGTTTACCCTACTTTTTTTATATTTCCTTCCATATAGTTTTAGTATTTATCTTGCTGGCCTCTTTTCTATCAGGACAGAAGAAAAGGCAGTATGTCGTGCAATGGTGAGGAAGCTCACATCCTTGTTTTGAAAAATATTGGGAATTAAAGGAATTTATACTTGAATAATATGTAAATATATGGTAAGATTGTAACAAATAGTGGGATTTTACTTACGGGGATTATTATCACTAGCAACTAAAATAAGACAATATTCCTTTATTCCAGATACAAATTATGCAGATGGATATCAGTTCTATTAACAATGAATTAAAAGTGTACAACCTAAAGTGATTCAAATTACAAAATAATTTATCTTGTTTGATGCGGGGGCGCTCAAATTAAGGAAATTATTATTATAGTAAACCAAAATCAGAAATATCAATTTAAGCAGATATATTTCTATTAAGTAATTATGCCTTTTTGTAGAAAGGGGATTCATTTGTGTTGGTATATACTTAGAACAAGACCAAGTCAGGAAGAAAAAAATCAGCAGTTAATCCAGATAATATTCCGGGACTTGGAAATCATTTTTCCTAAACGCAGACTCAGTTGGCGTAAAAAGGGTCAGATTATTGATATAATCGAGCCTTTGTTCAGAGGGTATTTATTTGTAACAACTACCAATGAGCGCATTGAAGAACTTGATTTATGGCTTCGTGTTAACAGAATAGAAGCTCAATTAATGAAAACTGATAAAAAAATATCTCAAATAACTTCAGAGGAAGCTGATTTGATAAGTAAATTGATGTGCAATGGGGATATTGTAGAAAAGAGTGAAATAAAAAAAATCGGTGAAAGGGTTAGTATAGTCAGTGGACCATTGGTTGGTCTGGAAGGGATTATTGAAAGGTTCTCTAAAAGAAACCGACGCGTTACTGTACGAATAACAATAGGCGGTGAAGTAAAAAGGGTTGATTTAGAAGGAAAGTGGCTAAATCTCGAGTAATTCTTAAATTATTTCAGGCTTTTACAGCCGAGTGGTTATAAAATAATTTGTTTTGAATAATTTTAAATTAAAAGAATCATCTCTGCGAGATGATTCTTTTAATTATTAATATAGGAAACTGTTTATATCCTAATTAGTTTAGACTATTCATTAATATGAGGGGGGGAGAAATAGTATAAAGCTGCTTAATGCAAGTTTATCAAGTAAAAATAATCATAGATATATATTTGCATTTTTACAGTATTAATTTTCAAATTCTTAAGAAAAGAATATTTAACGACTTTATTAAGAAAAAACAAAAGTGTTTATTTAGTTAACAATAAATATCCTGTAATTAACGTATTGATTTTGAAAAGGGTGATATTAAGTATGAAATCCATTGTATTTATGTTTTCAGGACAAGGTTCTCAGTACTATCAAATGGGAAAAGAACTTTTTGTCCAGGATCAAGTTTTCCGAAAGTGGATGATAAGATTAAATGATATTGCAAAACAAATCGGCGGCATTTCTGTTATTGATCAGCTATACAGTGAGGAAAAGCGTATAGGCGAACCATTTATACAGCTTAAATATACCCATCCGGCAATTTTTATGGTGGAATATGCTATGGCACAAAAATTACTAGAAAGCAGAATAGAAGCTGATTTTGTCATGGGTACCAGTTTAGGAGAGTATGCAGCAGCTGCTGTAGCTGGTGTTTTAGGGGTTGAAGAAGCAATGGAAGCTGTCATAAGGCATGCACAAGCCATTGAAACTTATTGCTCCGGGGGAGGTATGCTTGCTATTATTCATGACGTTAATCTGTTTTACGAACTGCCGTTAATTAACAAAAACAGTGAATTAGCCTTCTCAAACCATGAATCACACTTTGTAGTTTCGGGTAGAACGGAGCAACTAAAGCAAATTGAGGAATACCTAAAAGGAAGAGAAATCTCATACCTAACATTACCAGTTAACTATGCCTTCCATTCTTCATTAATAAACCCTGCAGCAGATAGCTTTATAAGTTATCTGACTGCCAAACGTTATAAGAATCCTCAAATTCCTTTTATTTCCTGTTTATATGGTGATCGCCTGGCATCTGTAGAAGGTGACTATTTGTGGGAGGTTACAAGGAGGCCGATTAAGTTCCGTGAAGCTGTCAGGGAGCTGGAGAGGGAAATGGATGGGAAGTTAGTTTATTTGGATCTGGGGCCTGGAGGTACATTAGCCAATGTTGTGAAGCATAATCTTAAGGAAAAGTCTCAATCAGAAAGCTTTGCAATTATAACGCCTTTTAATAGGGAGCTAAAAAATCTGGCAAAAATAACAGAGTCTTTAAACGTAAATTCTTTAGTTAATAATCATAGCGAGGTTAACAGGAAAAGACAGGAAATAGTATATGTTTTCCCGGGTCAAGGGTCACAAATAAAAGGAATGGGAGATAAACTTTTTGATGAGTTCCCGGAAATAGCTAAGAAGGCTGATGAAATACTTGGCTATTCAATAAAAGAGCTTTGTTTGCAGGATCCACATAATTTTTTAGGAAAAACCCAGTATACACAGCCTGCACTATATACAGTAAATGCTCTCAGTTATCTGAAGAAGATCAAGGATACAGGAACAAAGCCGGATTATTTAGCTGGGCATAGTTTGGGTGAATACAGTGCATTGTTTGCCGCAGGTGCTTTTGACTTTGAAACCGGGCTGAAGTTGGTTCAAAAGAGAGGGGAACTAATGAGCAGGGCAAGTGGAGGAGGCATGGCTGCAGTTATAGGCTTAAGCGATGACAAAGTGGAAGGGATCTTGAGAGAAAATGGTTTTGACACTATTGATATTGCAAATTACAATAGTCCGACTCAGATTGTACTGTCAGGACCAAAGGATGAAGTAGTAAAAGCTGCACATTTATTTAAAGCTGCAGATGCAATGTATATACCTCTGAACGTGAGTGGCGCATTTCATTCCAGATATATGTCAGAGGCGAAAGAAAAATTTGAAAAATTTATTGACGAGTTTACATTTAGCAAATTGGAAATCCCGGTTATTTCTAATGTTCGTGCAAGGCCTTATAAGACCAGCCAGCTGAAAGCTAATCTGGTTGAACAAATAGTTTGTCCGGTAAAATGGACCGAAAGCATTAGGTATTTACTGGGACGGGGTAGCGTAGTGTTTGAAGAGGTAGGACCAGGCAATGTACTAACCAAACTGGTGGATAAAATACGACAGCAGTCTGAACCGCTGGTGATCAATGATAATGAATAGGTGAAGGGTGAAAATGCCTGATGTATGAATGCTTGGGCATTTTAAAATGGTAAAAGGTTTCATGGAGATTAACTTTTTAAAGATAACAGCTTCATCTTTAGGTAATGACGGATTTAGGAAAGATTACAATCTCAAGTACGCATATATAGCAGGTGCCATGTACAGGGGAATATCTTCTGCAGATATGGTAGTAAGACTTGGTAAAGCAGGGATGCTGGGCTTTTTCGGTACGGGAGGACTCAAGCTGCAGCAGGTAGAGAATGCAATCCTGAAGATTCAGAAGGAATTAACAAGTGATCAGCCGTATGGTATGAATCTAATCTATAATCCTAACAAGCCTGAATCAGAAGATCAGGCTATTGATCTTTTCATCAGGTGCTGTGTCAGGAATATTGAAGCTGCAGCATATATGAGCATAACTCCCGGATTGGTAAGATTACGGAGCCAAGGTTTAAAACGTAATCCGGACGGGACTATACACGGAAACAGCAGAATAATTGCA
Protein-coding regions in this window:
- a CDS encoding B12-binding domain-containing radical SAM protein — translated: MVEGISKSLDGSKPEDSIRGKIMFIYMQRLGTGNLYQLTEPLGLKALAAFVEDKGYNAKVFSGPAHIALSVVDQEISEYGLDVVGLYCDYENCSVVESFCRTVKNKWGTKVFIGGPQAVALGDSFLKNSCCDVLIRGEGEYPVYELLEFFLHGCGSLETIAGVSYLDKDNHLISLKPRPPINDLDGLPFRKPGKDWTSYKNRKSFTLLTGRGCPFNCAFCYEGSVPGKVRLRSVDNVISELRCALEHNPGIRYIWFADDTFTLDPKRIEAFSREFANLRREYDFVWFCECHPSTFIRWPDMLSAMLESGLVRMQIGIESGSPRVIELYRKQATLEQIEDVVQQCWKKGLPQLAGNIIIGGALETRQTFDETKKFVARLLDIGPGMVDITSTFFLPLPNTALTCNPSAFGLNIIDIDSLTSSGDIAVAETRDLSREEITSMRMEFTNHILTKMLNLQEEGHISEARILEDFRLKHKYGIESNWYKMVYSPDNILKNYYTLMEQGSIVNSKLIPGSEIWNHCPIRTFRLWEYCDFDSGNPIIARQKLSWLEFELILSCTGTTTLNKICMCLYSNFKNDFSCYEDFCTAVLGIMSRFEGRRWLGYTEY
- the corA gene encoding magnesium/cobalt transporter CorA, giving the protein MINTIALTEDLELLIDVPIERLTESDINWYWVDITECDESYKSLLSEHFGFHHLSIEDCLHYYERPKVDYYDTYNFFVLNALNIKSLTASDLNLFVGKNYIVSFHKVEIMQIKAVREKLISNKNIWAEGHLYVTYLIFDKIVDQYFPAVYQIEDKLGSITIRAGGNLNESIINKVFGLREDLLKLRRIINSMKELLYRIINSEHLQEFRDSKQYFNDIYDHLLKLSDIVESNREMTADMRDSYLSINSHRMNRIMTILTIITSIFIPLTFVVGIYGMNFEYMPELSWKYGYFLVLGIMAIIGVGMFLWFKIKGWLNIYK
- a CDS encoding FRG domain-containing protein, giving the protein MKERSYNDITIHSWEELIEKVYENSYRSDINRYRTSFVFRGISDKGYELKTSLERNCKDNCGLENSILRNFIKYARLGAESEKNIWKVLAIAQHHGLPTRLLDWTYSPFVAMHFATFDTDSFDKDGVIWCINIERMHEVIPGKLRTILKRENAYAFTTEMLSEKCSNLGDFDTLSDNPFLLFFEPPSLDDRIINQFGLHSVVSNPTIIHDEILVNYPDYYKRLIIPKEIKLEIRDKLDQANINERVLFPGLDGLCTWLARHYRPLS
- a CDS encoding Spi family protease inhibitor; its protein translation is MLLRKLGTLVLSLVLLSQTIASAAPTSLKKDETEAALNFDVNNTGASKAAVYFMLNDIVYNNESGWDNSCKISSVTPLYGLDEDVTTYVFNISKGSQPKGYIVVAANTEMNPVVEFSYSAKSPIENLEAYTNGNSKQKKLHYLGNLNYFSEYENNDLVSDYGEKQSKDKVKKFFNVNKSDKANNKQIWGNILKANDSVLKDFFVGDNGNGEVISDPAIYLQNTWNSAATYFKDSSNTKLLDYVGNWLQKDYETSDGVGKTTGSGVNNCTLSSLSNIFIYFSANGWTKVPLDKSAIYSKVRAEAVSLGYTPSGGLGVTKNNNLVTNSWKAFGYTNGSGSTSYTWSFSSIRSEIDNNKPVLFSLASGQYYNHTVAVRGYTKYKTLYQGTIASYTHDFYVVHDNWNSGDRYIYATTSTLVGAATYITPATPK
- a CDS encoding antitermination protein NusG produces the protein MCWYILRTRPSQEEKNQQLIQIIFRDLEIIFPKRRLSWRKKGQIIDIIEPLFRGYLFVTTTNERIEELDLWLRVNRIEAQLMKTDKKISQITSEEADLISKLMCNGDIVEKSEIKKIGERVSIVSGPLVGLEGIIERFSKRNRRVTVRITIGGEVKRVDLEGKWLNLE